The following coding sequences are from one Aethina tumida isolate Nest 87 chromosome 2, icAetTumi1.1, whole genome shotgun sequence window:
- the LOC109594230 gene encoding kinesin-like protein KIF12 isoform X1: MSSPKKMVKRPESLSRTSGSRGSSPSRTFNGSNRTTPAQSPSQTRRSPLRNSQKKIAPSPDRRRNGTPEKKVTSRGNSPASSRGNLIRSRGSECGSIERLDDDNNLQRIITSYNQTEDNINVVVRVRPLSQKEIKAGDTSVVQFPGNGQILVEAQPGGPSGGQKPKLFSYNVVFEPAATQEDVLQYSGMTRLIEMAVEGFRCTCFCYGQTGSGKTHTLTGPPGLFGLKKTPYSDKHGLVFRSFLYMFKLIQEKPDVHFVLKASFLEIYNEKVIDLLNPGSARKPLAVRWSKKARGFFVENLFTVDCEELDDLIAVLEEGVRNRSVGKHNMNDYSSRSHTILSVHITCEEPAENGVFISRSGKINFVDLAGSEMTKKTQSEGKTLEEANNINKSLMVLGYCISSLSDSKRKGTHIPYRDSKLTKLLADSLAGNGVTLMIACISPAKSNLSETINTLRYAARAKKIRTKPIVLMDPREALILSLKREVSVLQSENDHLRSALNVYSGSSITERRTIETPPQVSLDELAKLEGPQLAELVRLYMKENEALRRDNAELYSSREMLQRDHEVVCRENERLLKKLEEVNSICCRSPMIQRPAFSAEILNNSDPTTNIWTNNESEKIPDTNSPKEVPDFIEKELMKRQMGTRGITPIRGHRRHNSLEEKSTGTKPDRIKSSESDGNSERKKQSGGVDPKVVKTTNPAQNRRFSVAVSKSDNVKDAPKKDLSAKTPDFFGSVISLTDEDEF; this comes from the exons ATGAGTAGCCCGAAGAAAATGGTGAAGAGGCCGGAGAGTCTCAGCAGGACGTCGGGTTCCAGAGGTTCCAGTCCGTCCAGGACGTTTAACGGCAGCAATAGGACGACGCCGGCACAGTCGCCGAGCCAAACGCGCCGATCTCCTCTTCGTAATTCGCAGAAGAAAATCGCACCGAGTCCTGACAGACGCAGGAATGGGACACCTGAGAAGAAGGTGACGTCGCGCGGGAACAGTCCGGCCAGTTCCAGAGGAAATCTGATTAGATCAAGGGGAAGCGA ATGCGGAAGTATAGAAAGATTAGACGACGATAATAACCTTCAAAGGATAATAACAAGTTATAATCAAACAGAAGATAATATCAACGTCGTAGTAAG AGTTAGGCCGCTTAGTCAGAAAGAAATCAAAGCTGGAGACACCAGTGTGGTACAATTTCCTGGCAATGGACAAATATTG GTTGAGGCTCAACCTGGTGGACCTAGTGGTGGCCAAAAACCGAAACTGTTTTCTTACAATGTGGTTTTTGAACCGGCTGCAACGCAGGAAGACGTATTGCAGTACTCCGGAATGACCAGGCTCATTGAAATGGCTGTGGAAGGTTTCAGATGTACTTGTTTCTGTTATGGACAAACTGGCAGTGGTAAAACTCACACTCTTACCGGTCCTCCTGGTCtt TTCGGTTTAAAGAAGACCCCATATAGTGATAAACATGGACTTGTGTTCCGCTCCTTCCTCTATATGTTTAAGTTAATACAGGAAAAACCTGATGTACATTTTGTTCTGAAGGCTAgctttttagaaatatacaaTGAAAAG GTGATAGATCTGTTGAACCCGGGAAGCGCCAGAAAACCATTAGCTGTCCGATGGAGCAAAAAAGCAAGAGGCTTCTTcgtggaaaatttatttaccgtAGACTGTGAAGAACTTGACGATTTAATTGCTGTTTTAGAAGAAGGCGTGCGAAACAGATCAGTGGGAAAACATAACATGAACGATTATTCAAG TCGTAGTCACACAATTTTATCAGTCCACATAACGTGCGAGGAACCCGCAGAAAATGGTGTTTTCATATCGAGATCaggcaaaattaatttcgttgaTCTGGCGGGAAGTGAAATGACCAAAAAGACACAAAGTGAAGGAAAGACCTTAGAAGAagcaaataatatcaacaaaagTTTGATGGTGTTGG GTTATTGCATATCATCTCTGAGTGACTCGAAACGAAAGGGAACTCACATACCTTACAGAGATTCCAAACTCACAAAACTGCTGGCAGATTCACTGGCTGGAAATGGGGTGACTTTAATG ATAGCTTGCATATCACCGGCAAAATCCAATTTGAGCGAGACCATCAACACCCTTCGTTATGCCGCGCGGGCGAAGAAAATACGTACTAAACCCATTGTTTTAATG GACCCACGTGAAGCGTTGATATTGAGTCTCAAACGTGAGGTCAGCGTGCTGCAAAGCGAGAACGATCACTTGCGCTCCGCGCTAAACGTCTATTCGGGATCATCTATTACAG AAAGAAGAACAATTGAAACACCCCCTCAAGTTAGTTTAGACGAATTGGCAAAGCTCGAGGGACCTCAACTGGCTGAATTGGTTCGACTGTACATGAAAGAAAACGAGGCGCTGCGACGCGACAACGCCGAATTATACTCTTCCAGGGAAATGCTCCAGAGAGATCACGAGGTTGTGTGCAGAGAGAACGAGAGGCTGTTAAAGAAACTGGAGGAGGTGAACTC AATATGTTGCAGATCGCCAATGATACAAAGACCTGCGTTTTCTGCCGAGATTTTGAACAATTCTGACCCTACTACGAACATCTGGACTAATAATGAGTCGGAGAAAATACCG GATACGAATTCACCCAAAGAAGTGCccgattttatagaaaaagaaCTTATGAAAAGACAAATGGGAACCAG agGTATAACCCCCATACGTGGTCACCGCCGTCATAATTCTTTGGAAGAGAAATCCACAGGCACAAAACCTGACAGAATAAAAAGTTCCGAATCAGATGGAAATTCGGAAAGGAAGAAACAGTCagg AGGAGTTGATCCGAAAGTGGTGAAAACCACTAACCCGGCCCAAAATCGCCGTTTTTCAGTCGCAGTATCGAAATCGGATAATGTTAAGGATGCGCCTAAAAAGGATTTGTCGGCCAAAACTCCTGATTTTTTCGGAAGCGTAATATCATTGACAGATGAAGATGAGTTTTAA
- the LOC109594230 gene encoding kinesin-like protein KIF12 isoform X3, producing the protein MSSPKKMVKRPESLSRTSGSRGSSPSRTFNGSNRTTPAQSPSQTRRSPLRNSQKKIAPSPDRRRNGTPEKKVTSRGNSPASSRGNLIRSRGSECGSIERLDDDNNLQRIITSYNQTEDNINVVVRVRPLSQKEIKAGDTSVVQFPGNGQILVEAQPGGPSGGQKPKLFSYNVVFEPAATQEDVLQYSGMTRLIEMAVEGFRCTCFCYGQTGSGKTHTLTGPPGLFGLKKTPYSDKHGLVFRSFLYMFKLIQEKPDVHFVLKASFLEIYNEKVIDLLNPGSARKPLAVRWSKKARGFFVENLFTVDCEELDDLIAVLEEGVRNRSVGKHNMNDYSSRSHTILSVHITCEEPAENGVFISRSGKINFVDLAGSEMTKKTQSEGKTLEEANNINKSLMVLGYCISSLSDSKRKGTHIPYRDSKLTKLLADSLAGNGVTLMIACISPAKSNLSETINTLRYAARAKKIRTKPIVLMDPREALILSLKREVSVLQSENDHLRSALNVYSGSSITERRTIETPPQVSLDELAKLEGPQLAELVRLYMKENEALRRDNAELYSSREMLQRDHEVVCRENERLLKKLEEVNSICCRSPMIQRPAFSAEILNNSDPTTNIWTNNESEKIPDTNSPKEVPDFIEKELMKRQMGTRGITPIRGHRRHNSLEEKSTGTKPDRIKSSESDGNSERKKQSG; encoded by the exons ATGAGTAGCCCGAAGAAAATGGTGAAGAGGCCGGAGAGTCTCAGCAGGACGTCGGGTTCCAGAGGTTCCAGTCCGTCCAGGACGTTTAACGGCAGCAATAGGACGACGCCGGCACAGTCGCCGAGCCAAACGCGCCGATCTCCTCTTCGTAATTCGCAGAAGAAAATCGCACCGAGTCCTGACAGACGCAGGAATGGGACACCTGAGAAGAAGGTGACGTCGCGCGGGAACAGTCCGGCCAGTTCCAGAGGAAATCTGATTAGATCAAGGGGAAGCGA ATGCGGAAGTATAGAAAGATTAGACGACGATAATAACCTTCAAAGGATAATAACAAGTTATAATCAAACAGAAGATAATATCAACGTCGTAGTAAG AGTTAGGCCGCTTAGTCAGAAAGAAATCAAAGCTGGAGACACCAGTGTGGTACAATTTCCTGGCAATGGACAAATATTG GTTGAGGCTCAACCTGGTGGACCTAGTGGTGGCCAAAAACCGAAACTGTTTTCTTACAATGTGGTTTTTGAACCGGCTGCAACGCAGGAAGACGTATTGCAGTACTCCGGAATGACCAGGCTCATTGAAATGGCTGTGGAAGGTTTCAGATGTACTTGTTTCTGTTATGGACAAACTGGCAGTGGTAAAACTCACACTCTTACCGGTCCTCCTGGTCtt TTCGGTTTAAAGAAGACCCCATATAGTGATAAACATGGACTTGTGTTCCGCTCCTTCCTCTATATGTTTAAGTTAATACAGGAAAAACCTGATGTACATTTTGTTCTGAAGGCTAgctttttagaaatatacaaTGAAAAG GTGATAGATCTGTTGAACCCGGGAAGCGCCAGAAAACCATTAGCTGTCCGATGGAGCAAAAAAGCAAGAGGCTTCTTcgtggaaaatttatttaccgtAGACTGTGAAGAACTTGACGATTTAATTGCTGTTTTAGAAGAAGGCGTGCGAAACAGATCAGTGGGAAAACATAACATGAACGATTATTCAAG TCGTAGTCACACAATTTTATCAGTCCACATAACGTGCGAGGAACCCGCAGAAAATGGTGTTTTCATATCGAGATCaggcaaaattaatttcgttgaTCTGGCGGGAAGTGAAATGACCAAAAAGACACAAAGTGAAGGAAAGACCTTAGAAGAagcaaataatatcaacaaaagTTTGATGGTGTTGG GTTATTGCATATCATCTCTGAGTGACTCGAAACGAAAGGGAACTCACATACCTTACAGAGATTCCAAACTCACAAAACTGCTGGCAGATTCACTGGCTGGAAATGGGGTGACTTTAATG ATAGCTTGCATATCACCGGCAAAATCCAATTTGAGCGAGACCATCAACACCCTTCGTTATGCCGCGCGGGCGAAGAAAATACGTACTAAACCCATTGTTTTAATG GACCCACGTGAAGCGTTGATATTGAGTCTCAAACGTGAGGTCAGCGTGCTGCAAAGCGAGAACGATCACTTGCGCTCCGCGCTAAACGTCTATTCGGGATCATCTATTACAG AAAGAAGAACAATTGAAACACCCCCTCAAGTTAGTTTAGACGAATTGGCAAAGCTCGAGGGACCTCAACTGGCTGAATTGGTTCGACTGTACATGAAAGAAAACGAGGCGCTGCGACGCGACAACGCCGAATTATACTCTTCCAGGGAAATGCTCCAGAGAGATCACGAGGTTGTGTGCAGAGAGAACGAGAGGCTGTTAAAGAAACTGGAGGAGGTGAACTC AATATGTTGCAGATCGCCAATGATACAAAGACCTGCGTTTTCTGCCGAGATTTTGAACAATTCTGACCCTACTACGAACATCTGGACTAATAATGAGTCGGAGAAAATACCG GATACGAATTCACCCAAAGAAGTGCccgattttatagaaaaagaaCTTATGAAAAGACAAATGGGAACCAG agGTATAACCCCCATACGTGGTCACCGCCGTCATAATTCTTTGGAAGAGAAATCCACAGGCACAAAACCTGACAGAATAAAAAGTTCCGAATCAGATGGAAATTCGGAAAGGAAGAAACAGTCagggtaa
- the LOC109594230 gene encoding kinesin-like protein KIF12 isoform X2, whose amino-acid sequence MSSPKKMVKRPESLSRTSGSRGSSPSRTFNGSNRTTPAQSPSQTRRSPLRNSQKKIAPSPDRRRNGTPEKKVTSRGNSPASSRGNLIRSRGSECGSIERLDDDNNLQRIITSYNQTEDNINVVVRVRPLSQKEIKAGDTSVVQFPGNGQILVEAQPGGPSGGQKPKLFSYNVVFEPAATQEDVLQYSGMTRLIEMAVEGFRCTCFCYGQTGSGKTHTLTGPPGLFGLKKTPYSDKHGLVFRSFLYMFKLIQEKPDVHFVLKASFLEIYNEKVIDLLNPGSARKPLAVRWSKKARGFFVENLFTVDCEELDDLIAVLEEGVRNRSVGKHNMNDYSSRSHTILSVHITCEEPAENGVFISRSGKINFVDLAGSEMTKKTQSEGKTLEEANNINKSLMVLGYCISSLSDSKRKGTHIPYRDSKLTKLLADSLAGNGVTLMIACISPAKSNLSETINTLRYAARAKKIRTKPIVLMDPREALILSLKREVSVLQSENDHLRSALNVYSGSSITERRTIETPPQVSLDELAKLEGPQLAELVRLYMKENEALRRDNAELYSSREMLQRDHEVVCRENERLLKKLEEVNSSPMIQRPAFSAEILNNSDPTTNIWTNNESEKIPDTNSPKEVPDFIEKELMKRQMGTRGITPIRGHRRHNSLEEKSTGTKPDRIKSSESDGNSERKKQSGGVDPKVVKTTNPAQNRRFSVAVSKSDNVKDAPKKDLSAKTPDFFGSVISLTDEDEF is encoded by the exons ATGAGTAGCCCGAAGAAAATGGTGAAGAGGCCGGAGAGTCTCAGCAGGACGTCGGGTTCCAGAGGTTCCAGTCCGTCCAGGACGTTTAACGGCAGCAATAGGACGACGCCGGCACAGTCGCCGAGCCAAACGCGCCGATCTCCTCTTCGTAATTCGCAGAAGAAAATCGCACCGAGTCCTGACAGACGCAGGAATGGGACACCTGAGAAGAAGGTGACGTCGCGCGGGAACAGTCCGGCCAGTTCCAGAGGAAATCTGATTAGATCAAGGGGAAGCGA ATGCGGAAGTATAGAAAGATTAGACGACGATAATAACCTTCAAAGGATAATAACAAGTTATAATCAAACAGAAGATAATATCAACGTCGTAGTAAG AGTTAGGCCGCTTAGTCAGAAAGAAATCAAAGCTGGAGACACCAGTGTGGTACAATTTCCTGGCAATGGACAAATATTG GTTGAGGCTCAACCTGGTGGACCTAGTGGTGGCCAAAAACCGAAACTGTTTTCTTACAATGTGGTTTTTGAACCGGCTGCAACGCAGGAAGACGTATTGCAGTACTCCGGAATGACCAGGCTCATTGAAATGGCTGTGGAAGGTTTCAGATGTACTTGTTTCTGTTATGGACAAACTGGCAGTGGTAAAACTCACACTCTTACCGGTCCTCCTGGTCtt TTCGGTTTAAAGAAGACCCCATATAGTGATAAACATGGACTTGTGTTCCGCTCCTTCCTCTATATGTTTAAGTTAATACAGGAAAAACCTGATGTACATTTTGTTCTGAAGGCTAgctttttagaaatatacaaTGAAAAG GTGATAGATCTGTTGAACCCGGGAAGCGCCAGAAAACCATTAGCTGTCCGATGGAGCAAAAAAGCAAGAGGCTTCTTcgtggaaaatttatttaccgtAGACTGTGAAGAACTTGACGATTTAATTGCTGTTTTAGAAGAAGGCGTGCGAAACAGATCAGTGGGAAAACATAACATGAACGATTATTCAAG TCGTAGTCACACAATTTTATCAGTCCACATAACGTGCGAGGAACCCGCAGAAAATGGTGTTTTCATATCGAGATCaggcaaaattaatttcgttgaTCTGGCGGGAAGTGAAATGACCAAAAAGACACAAAGTGAAGGAAAGACCTTAGAAGAagcaaataatatcaacaaaagTTTGATGGTGTTGG GTTATTGCATATCATCTCTGAGTGACTCGAAACGAAAGGGAACTCACATACCTTACAGAGATTCCAAACTCACAAAACTGCTGGCAGATTCACTGGCTGGAAATGGGGTGACTTTAATG ATAGCTTGCATATCACCGGCAAAATCCAATTTGAGCGAGACCATCAACACCCTTCGTTATGCCGCGCGGGCGAAGAAAATACGTACTAAACCCATTGTTTTAATG GACCCACGTGAAGCGTTGATATTGAGTCTCAAACGTGAGGTCAGCGTGCTGCAAAGCGAGAACGATCACTTGCGCTCCGCGCTAAACGTCTATTCGGGATCATCTATTACAG AAAGAAGAACAATTGAAACACCCCCTCAAGTTAGTTTAGACGAATTGGCAAAGCTCGAGGGACCTCAACTGGCTGAATTGGTTCGACTGTACATGAAAGAAAACGAGGCGCTGCGACGCGACAACGCCGAATTATACTCTTCCAGGGAAATGCTCCAGAGAGATCACGAGGTTGTGTGCAGAGAGAACGAGAGGCTGTTAAAGAAACTGGAGGAGGTGAACTC ATCGCCAATGATACAAAGACCTGCGTTTTCTGCCGAGATTTTGAACAATTCTGACCCTACTACGAACATCTGGACTAATAATGAGTCGGAGAAAATACCG GATACGAATTCACCCAAAGAAGTGCccgattttatagaaaaagaaCTTATGAAAAGACAAATGGGAACCAG agGTATAACCCCCATACGTGGTCACCGCCGTCATAATTCTTTGGAAGAGAAATCCACAGGCACAAAACCTGACAGAATAAAAAGTTCCGAATCAGATGGAAATTCGGAAAGGAAGAAACAGTCagg AGGAGTTGATCCGAAAGTGGTGAAAACCACTAACCCGGCCCAAAATCGCCGTTTTTCAGTCGCAGTATCGAAATCGGATAATGTTAAGGATGCGCCTAAAAAGGATTTGTCGGCCAAAACTCCTGATTTTTTCGGAAGCGTAATATCATTGACAGATGAAGATGAGTTTTAA
- the LOC109594234 gene encoding serine/threonine-protein kinase SBK1-like, with product MGGVLKQSLSGNIHRIREFELEKVNLADEFDILQIVGEGWFGKILLVEHKATDTEMVLKALPKPYTALKDFYREFHYGLHLGVHKNIITAYDVAFETAGFYVFSQEYAPLGDLTSNVSETGIGELHTKRVAKQLSSALDHMHARDLVHRDVKLDNILVFKSDFSRIKLCDFGETRRAGSIVLRRNEWLPYAAPEILQIPTDGSYMATTSNDVWQFGIVIFVCLTGCLPWQKAATDDPRYTCYLSWQSTTIPIKRQPKLFKLLTSKAQRFFKKYLEPKPEKRPAGLAEIYRYIEDRWLSKGMEKTNEESKEDEGLCPSMYSFHSSPEEKSKLLDSLAQYGLETTVDRVAKKDRIRQWIQNSIIDEGDENEEELDEEGIRIRDNQNGPIGERINSRGPISNSNLKRKDAPENGKRSRRATVIRKDEGPYVPPIDPRIPFIEQKKRSHIKKTSLFHKNGDVKNTNRSDIVTTYNIQKSLPFQNMRISNSLGTSESTLSSDSINTVRHNIHIQIPQASAVNNNYLNKFTSKK from the exons ATGGGTGGTGTATTAAAGCAGTCACTAAGTGGTAACATACACAGAATTCGTGAATTTGAACTGGAAaag GTAAACTTAGCAGACGAATTCGACATCTTGCAAATTGTGGGTGAGGGATGGTTCGGCAAAATCCTCCTGGTAGAGCATAAAGCCACTGATACCGAAATGGTTTTGAAGGCACTGCCAAAACCATACACGGCTTTAAAAGACTTTTATAGGGAATTCCATTATGGACTTCATTTGGGCgtgcacaaaaatattattaccgCCTACGATGTGGCATTTGAAACAGCGGGGTTTTATGTGTTTTCTCAGGAATATGCTCCTTTAG GTGATCTGACATCTAACGTATCAGAAACGGGAATAGGTGAACTGCATACAAAACGAGTTGCAAAGCAACTTTCTTCCGCTTTGGATCACATGCATGCGCGGGACCTGGTCCATCGTGATGTGAAATTAGACAatattttagtgtttaaatcaGACTTTtctagaattaaattatgtgattTTGGTGAAACTCGAAGAGCTGGATCTATAGTGTTAAGGAGGAATGAATGGTTGCCTTACGCTGCCCCAGAAATTCTCCAAATACCGACTGATGGAAGTTATAT gGCAACTACTTCCAACGATGTTTGGCAATTCGGAATCGTTATATTTGTATGCCTAACGGGATGTCTTCCTTGGCAAAAGGCAGCAACAGATGATCCGCGATACACCTGCTATTTGTCGTGGCAAAGTACAACCATACCTATAAAAAGACaacctaaattatttaaactattaaccTCGAAAGCTCAACGtttctttaagaaatatttagaacCGAAACCGGAAAAACGGCCGGCAGGACTTGCGGAAATATATCGATATATCGAAGACAGATGGTTGTCCAAAGGTATGGAAAAAACCAACGAAGAAAGTAAAGAAGACGAAGGACTTTGTCCGTCAATGTATAGTTTTCATAGCAGCCCGGAGGAGAAAAGTAAACTCTTAGATTCTCTGGCTCAATATGGACTGGAAACAACGGTGGATCGGGTTGCAAAAAAAGATAGGATTAGACAATGGATACAAAATAGTATAATTGATGAGGGTGACGAAAATGAAGAAGAATTGGATGAAGAGGGTATTAGAATTCGTGATAATCAAAATGGGCCGATTGGTGAAAGAATCAACAGTCGGGGACCGATATcgaattctaatttaaaaagaaaagatGCTCCGGAAAATGGAAAGAGATCACGAAGAGCTACAGTAATTAGGAAAGATGAAGGACCCTATGTTCCACCGATAGATCCAAGAATTCCATTTATAGAACAGAAAAAGAGAAGCCACATAAAGAAGACATctttgtttcataaaaatggTGATGTTAAGAATACGAATCGATCGGATATTGTCActacatataatatacaaaagtcCCTACCATTCCAAAACATGCGAATATCTAATTCACTTGGTACTTCGGAAAGCACCCTCAGCAGTGACAGCATCAATACGGTTAGACACAACATTCATATACAGATTCCACAAGCCAGtgctgtaaataataattacttaaacaaattcacaagcaaaaaatag
- the LOC109594239 gene encoding uncharacterized protein LOC109594239, translating into MIMDKNKNEFIIKNVKEIEESVRHLNLFYISLGLTKKDLKTVCCSKSNYNGIVIYTILFLLLCVLIQSTFITTVLNYFLGVRCILRNNYIVWEATRPLSNCEFCHDIVAPIVLKNITKDEFSLYAYTSKPVVIKEASLNWPARQLFDLNFFKNLYLSINDSYRSVDDECQFLHFKSNFISIKDVFNMTQSRIKNAQGETSWYVGWGNCHPIILQEMRKYYPKPHFLPDDCEIPAKEYVFMGYDDGATMHLDFINRLMWQAQLQGTKTWNLLPPPECEQSCKPIKFIAEPGDAVLVDTRVWYHGTTIKTGDFSLSVQSEYG; encoded by the exons atgattatggacaaaaacaaaaatgaatttattataaaaaatgtaaaggaaATAGAAGAATCTGTAcggcatttaaatttattttacataagcTTAGGACTAACAAAAAAGGATTTGAAAACAGTTTGTTGCTCAAAATCCAATTACAATGGGATagttatatatacaatattatttttattattatgtgttttaatACAGTCTACTTTTATTACTAcagtgttaaattattttcttggtGTGAGGtgtatattaagaaataattatattgtgtggGAAGCAACTCGACCTCTATCTAACTGTGAATTTTGCCATGATATTGTTGCtccaatagttttaaaaaatattacaaaagatGAGTTCTCTCTTTATGCTTATACATCAAAACCTGTAGTCATTAAGGAAGCATCCTTAAATTGGCCTGCGAGACAGTTATTTgatctaaatttttttaagaatttatatttaagtataaatgaTTCATATAGGAGTGTAGATGATGAATgtcaatttttacatttcaaatcaaactttatttcaataaaagatgtttttaatatgaCACAatcaagaataaaaaatgctCAAGGTGAAACTTCTTGGTATGTTGGAtg GGGTAACTGTCatccaattattttacaagAGATGAGAAAGTATTATCCAAAGCCACATTTCTTGCCAGATGATTGTGAAATTCCAGCCAAAGAGTATGTTTTCATGGGTTACGATGATGGTGCCACCATGCAT CTTGATTTTATCAATCGATTAATGTGGCAAGCTCAACTTCAGGGTACTAAAACATGGAATCTTCTGCCACCTCCTGAATGTGAACAGTCATGTAaacctattaaatttatagctGAACCTGGGGATGCAG ttttggtGGACACTAGAGTGTGGTATCATGGGACCACAATCAAAACTGGAGATTTTAGTTTATCAGTACAGTCTGAATATGGATAA
- the LOC109594237 gene encoding SURF1-like protein gives MFSKMLNLHKTCIIYNIRMQQLHTHMKLNQLTKPALRGQQQKFNKITPFGVFLLIIPASAFGLGTWQVQRKKWKEGLIADLKARSNSDPVDLPNNLDAIEELEYKPVRVRGHFIHDKEMFMGPRSLLVMGDASTKSSLISNKTNTAHGYLVVTPFKLADRDETILVNRGWVPSKHRDPKTRQGGQVEGDINLIGVVRLQEARPTFSMKNQEGSNIWFYRDLNQMANIAGTAPIFLDATDDFPVKEGPIGGQTRISLRNEHMSYILTWYSLFAATSLMWYKKFIH, from the exons atgttttcaaaaatgttaaatttacacaaaacgtgtataatatacaatattagaATGCAGCAATTACACACACAcatgaaattaaatcaattaacaaAACCTGCCTTAAGAGgccaacaacaaaaatttaacaaaataactcCATTTGGAGTGTTTTTATTA ATTATACCAGCGTCTGCATTTGGTTTGGGTACTTGGCAAGTGCAAAGGAAAAAATGGAAAGAAGGTCTTATAGCAGATTTAAAAGCCCGAAGTAATTCTGATCCAGTTGATCTACCAAACAA TTTAGATGCAATTGAAGAATTAGAATACAAACCTGTAAGAGTGAGGGGACATTTTATTCATGACAAAGAAATGTTCATGGGACCTAGATCTCTGCTTGTTATGGGAGATGCCTCCACCAAAAGttctttaatatcaaataaaactaatacagCACATGGATATCTTGTTGTTACTCCTTTTAAACTGGCAGATAGAGA tgaaacCATTCTTGTCAATAGAGGTTGGGTTCCATCTAAACATAGAGACCCTAAAACTAGGCAAGGTGGTCAAGTTGAAGgtgacattaatttaattggtgtGGTGAGGCTGCAAGAGGCCAGGCCCACTTTCTCAATGAAAAATCAGGAAGGATCTAACATTTGGTTTTACag agACCTTAATCAAATGGCAAACATTGCCGGAACTGCACCTATATTTTTAGATGCTACTGATGATTTTCCAGTTAAAGAAGGTCCCATTGGAGGTCAGACAAGAATTTCTTTAAGAAATGAACATATGTCATATATACTCACATGGTACAGTTTATTTGCTGCTACTAGTTTAATGTGGTATAagaaattcattcattaa